In a single window of the Pseudomonas entomophila genome:
- a CDS encoding PA4642 family protein, whose translation MRKDKKQVIGDEISDEYIKSFLQFEPADGLTSPSHHKLIKGYRGLRVDDFERYVGFFVAAGYDLDGKDEHGKTFVEVIADQRNAPEYIEIIDNARG comes from the coding sequence ATGCGCAAAGACAAGAAACAAGTGATTGGTGACGAGATCAGCGATGAGTACATCAAGTCGTTCCTGCAGTTCGAGCCGGCCGATGGCCTGACCTCGCCATCGCATCACAAGCTGATCAAGGGCTATCGCGGCCTGCGTGTCGATGACTTCGAACGCTATGTGGGGTTCTTCGTCGCGGCCGGCTACGACCTGGATGGCAAGGACGAGCATGGCAAGACCTTTGTCGAGGTGATCGCCGACCAGCGCAATGCGCCGGAGTACATCGAGATCATCGACAACGCTCGCGGTTGA
- the mqo gene encoding malate dehydrogenase (quinone): MAQNESVDVVLVGAGIMSATLAVLLKELDPSIKLEVVEAMDSGAAESSNPWNNAGTGHAGLCELNYTPQAADGSIDIKKAVHINTQFEVSRQFWAYLSKKGSFGSPRAFINPVPHLSYVEGDKGISFLKKRFELLKQHHAFADMEYTEDKAVMNEWMPLMMPGRPADQRIAATRVMKGTDVNFGALTNKLLKQLGNSPDTQVKYSKKVVGLRRNGSGWTVSIKDVNSGASREVDARFVFLGAGGAALPLLQLSGIPESKGFGGFPVSGQWLRCDNPEIVKQHQAKVYSQAAVGAPPMSVPHLDTRVVDGNTSLLFGPYAGFTTKFLKHGSLMDLPLSVRMGNIGPMLAVARDNMDLTKYLVSEVMQSMEQRLESLRRFYPQAKAEDWRLEVAGQRVQIIKKDPKKGGILQFGTELVAAEDGSLAALLGASPGASVTVSIMLELIERCFPEQAKGAWAAKLKEIFPAREKVLATDAALYHKISADNDVALELVDSSPAKQHYA, translated from the coding sequence ATGGCGCAGAACGAATCGGTTGATGTGGTACTGGTAGGCGCGGGCATCATGAGTGCCACCCTGGCCGTACTGCTCAAGGAGCTCGACCCGTCGATCAAGCTGGAGGTCGTCGAGGCGATGGACTCCGGGGCCGCGGAGAGTTCCAACCCCTGGAACAATGCCGGTACCGGCCATGCCGGCCTGTGCGAGCTGAACTATACCCCGCAGGCCGCCGATGGCAGCATCGACATCAAGAAGGCCGTGCACATCAACACCCAGTTCGAGGTATCGCGCCAGTTCTGGGCGTATCTCAGCAAAAAGGGCAGCTTCGGCTCGCCGCGCGCGTTCATCAACCCGGTGCCGCACCTGAGCTATGTCGAGGGTGACAAGGGTATTTCCTTCCTCAAGAAGCGCTTCGAGCTGCTCAAGCAGCACCACGCCTTCGCGGACATGGAATACACCGAAGACAAGGCCGTGATGAACGAGTGGATGCCGCTGATGATGCCGGGCCGCCCGGCCGACCAGCGCATCGCCGCCACCCGCGTGATGAAGGGTACCGACGTCAACTTCGGCGCCCTGACCAACAAGCTGCTCAAGCAACTGGGCAACAGCCCGGATACCCAAGTCAAGTACAGCAAGAAAGTCGTCGGCCTGCGCCGCAACGGCAGCGGCTGGACCGTGAGCATCAAGGACGTCAACAGCGGCGCAAGCCGTGAAGTCGATGCCCGCTTCGTCTTCCTCGGTGCCGGCGGCGCGGCCCTGCCCCTGCTGCAACTGTCCGGCATCCCGGAGAGCAAGGGCTTCGGTGGCTTCCCGGTCAGCGGCCAATGGCTGCGTTGCGACAACCCGGAGATCGTCAAGCAGCACCAGGCCAAGGTCTACAGCCAGGCCGCGGTCGGCGCGCCGCCCATGTCAGTACCGCACCTGGACACCCGCGTGGTCGATGGCAACACGTCGCTGCTGTTCGGCCCGTATGCCGGCTTCACCACCAAGTTCCTCAAGCACGGCTCGCTCATGGACCTGCCGCTGTCGGTGCGCATGGGCAACATCGGCCCGATGCTGGCCGTGGCCCGCGACAACATGGACCTGACCAAGTACCTGGTCAGCGAAGTGATGCAATCGATGGAGCAACGCCTGGAATCGCTGCGCCGCTTCTACCCGCAAGCCAAAGCCGAGGACTGGCGCCTGGAAGTGGCCGGCCAGCGCGTACAGATCATCAAGAAAGACCCGAAGAAAGGCGGCATCCTGCAGTTCGGCACCGAACTGGTGGCGGCCGAGGACGGCAGCCTGGCCGCCCTGCTTGGGGCTTCGCCAGGCGCCTCGGTGACCGTGTCGATCATGCTCGAGCTGATCGAGCGCTGCTTCCCCGAGCAAGCCAAGGGTGCCTGGGCCGCCAAGCTCAAGGAGATCTTCCCGGCTCGCGAGAAGGTCCTGGCCACCGATGCCGCCCTGTACCACAAGATCAGCGCCGACAACGACGTGGCGCTGGAGCTGGTGGACAGCAGCCCGGCCAAACAGCATTACGCCTGA
- a CDS encoding YajG family lipoprotein: MLQRLLVGLFAVASLSLAGCAHSPQQLSPQPKLTQQLAPVGHGQPVVVKVVDGRASQSLGTRGGMYPETSTITVNGNDVVPKLQAQAEAAVRLLGFTPTPNAYNAPQLTVTLAELKYQSPKDKMYVTEATIGATFRADVSNANRRYSGRYGASLDQRFGMAPNQETNTKLVSDVLSDALTRLFKDPTVGQVLGE; the protein is encoded by the coding sequence ATGTTGCAACGTCTGTTGGTCGGTTTGTTCGCGGTAGCCAGCCTGAGCCTGGCCGGTTGTGCCCACAGCCCGCAACAACTCAGCCCGCAACCCAAGCTAACGCAACAGTTGGCCCCGGTCGGCCACGGCCAGCCGGTGGTGGTCAAGGTGGTCGACGGGCGTGCCTCGCAATCGCTGGGCACCCGTGGTGGCATGTACCCCGAGACCAGCACCATCACCGTCAATGGCAACGACGTCGTGCCCAAGTTGCAGGCCCAGGCCGAGGCGGCGGTGCGCTTGCTCGGCTTCACCCCGACGCCCAACGCCTACAACGCGCCGCAGCTGACCGTGACGCTGGCTGAACTGAAATACCAGTCGCCCAAGGACAAGATGTACGTGACCGAGGCAACCATTGGCGCCACCTTCCGTGCTGATGTGTCGAACGCCAACCGTCGCTACAGCGGCCGTTACGGTGCCTCGCTGGACCAGCGTTTCGGCATGGCACCCAACCAGGAAACCAACACCAAGCTGGTCAGCGACGTGCTCAGCGATGCCCTGACTCGCCTGTTCAAGGACCCGACCGTCGGTCAGGTACTGGGCGAATAA
- a CDS encoding 1-acyl-sn-glycerol-3-phosphate acyltransferase, translating into MGEFDAIRPYDDAEVPAVLARLLSDPAFLDILTHFRFPRAAGAFGWLLKPLIARRLRKEFAGVQCVATLQDKVEYYVDRTIDRATDGVTYTGVEQLKSGTAYLFLANHRDIVMDPAFVNYAVYHAGLPTPRIAIGDNLLQKPFVSDMMRLNKSFIVHRSISGRREKLAAYQLLSAYINHSIRNDCVSIWIAQAEGRAKDGDDRTDSAILKMFHMSRKDEPFGAVIQSLNLIPVSISYEYDPCDQAKARELYIRATTGSYKKVPGEDDNSIAQGITGYKGRVHINFAPPVTEYHEDTKQLAQAIDRQILGGYRLFPVHYLAYAMWAQKDAALEVPGAETLFPADELAKAKEEWQRRLDACPVEHQPYLVQQYATPVRNQYQVRQQATVA; encoded by the coding sequence ATGGGCGAATTCGATGCCATCCGACCGTACGACGACGCTGAAGTGCCTGCCGTTCTGGCACGCCTGCTCAGCGACCCGGCATTCCTCGATATCCTCACCCACTTCCGCTTCCCGCGCGCGGCGGGCGCCTTCGGTTGGCTGCTCAAACCGCTGATCGCCCGGCGCCTGCGCAAGGAATTCGCAGGGGTGCAGTGTGTCGCCACGCTGCAGGACAAAGTCGAGTACTACGTCGACCGGACCATCGACCGCGCCACCGACGGCGTCACCTACACCGGTGTCGAACAGCTCAAGTCCGGTACCGCCTATCTGTTCCTGGCCAACCACCGCGATATCGTCATGGACCCGGCCTTCGTCAACTACGCGGTGTACCACGCCGGCCTGCCGACACCGCGCATCGCCATCGGCGACAACCTGCTGCAGAAGCCGTTCGTCAGCGACATGATGCGCCTGAACAAGAGCTTCATCGTGCACCGCTCGATCAGCGGCCGCCGCGAGAAGCTGGCGGCCTACCAGCTGCTGTCGGCCTACATCAACCACTCGATCCGCAACGACTGCGTGTCGATCTGGATCGCCCAGGCCGAGGGCCGCGCCAAGGACGGTGACGATCGCACCGACTCGGCCATTCTCAAAATGTTCCACATGAGCCGCAAGGACGAGCCGTTCGGCGCGGTGATCCAGAGCTTGAACCTGATTCCGGTGTCGATCAGCTACGAATACGACCCCTGCGACCAGGCCAAGGCCCGTGAGCTGTACATCCGCGCCACCACCGGCAGCTACAAAAAGGTGCCAGGCGAGGATGACAACAGCATCGCCCAGGGCATCACCGGCTACAAAGGCCGGGTGCACATCAACTTCGCGCCTCCGGTGACCGAGTACCACGAGGACACCAAGCAGCTGGCACAGGCTATCGACCGGCAGATTCTCGGTGGCTACCGGTTGTTCCCGGTGCACTACCTGGCCTATGCGATGTGGGCGCAGAAGGACGCGGCGCTGGAAGTGCCGGGCGCCGAGACGCTGTTCCCGGCCGATGAGCTGGCCAAGGCGAAGGAAGAGTGGCAGCGCCGGTTGGACGCTTGCCCGGTGGAGCACCAGCCCTACCTGGTGCAGCAGTACGCAACGCCGGTGCGCAATCAGTACCAGGTCAGGCAGCAGGCCACCGTGGCCTGA
- a CDS encoding CPXCG motif-containing cysteine-rich protein encodes MLESAIYDCPYCGEEVETTVDLSGGDHEYIEDCQVCCKPIRFVLQVHGEEWMLDVYGEND; translated from the coding sequence ATGCTGGAAAGTGCGATCTACGATTGTCCCTATTGCGGTGAAGAAGTCGAGACGACCGTGGACTTGTCCGGCGGCGACCATGAGTACATCGAGGACTGCCAGGTCTGCTGCAAGCCCATCCGTTTCGTGCTGCAGGTGCATGGCGAGGAGTGGATGCTGGATGTCTATGGCGAGAACGACTGA
- a CDS encoding putative signal transducing protein, which yields MQRIYDPENLLEAQMLVGMLASEGVEVHLVGRDLMGAVGELPMQGLLGLAVPDEQAGYARQLIDAYNAAQPLVGEAPESYPGTLIC from the coding sequence ATGCAGCGAATCTATGACCCGGAAAACCTGCTGGAGGCGCAGATGCTGGTGGGCATGCTGGCCAGCGAGGGTGTCGAGGTGCATCTGGTCGGGCGCGACCTGATGGGCGCTGTGGGCGAGCTGCCGATGCAGGGGCTGCTGGGCCTGGCGGTGCCCGATGAGCAAGCCGGTTACGCGCGACAGTTGATCGACGCGTACAATGCTGCCCAGCCGCTTGTCGGCGAAGCGCCGGAGAGTTATCCCGGTACCCTGATCTGCTAG
- a CDS encoding SOS response-associated peptidase has protein sequence MCGRYALFRWTQAFAGLPGFPSSQQAQWNISPGATVLIQRQLDGQMQLASARWGLTPAWLTDLSRTPAQARAETLAEQPMFREALRQRRCLMPANGFYEWRGTARKRPYWVTPGEGASLFFAAVWEVYPVQEQQWLSCAVVTQAAMNQRRPLILDEAEQAIWLDPDTPLARLHELLAKPPTALRERALAYFVNDPKLDGPECLTPA, from the coding sequence ATGTGTGGACGCTACGCCCTGTTTCGCTGGACCCAGGCCTTCGCCGGCCTGCCCGGTTTCCCTTCGAGCCAGCAGGCCCAATGGAACATCTCGCCCGGCGCCACGGTGCTGATCCAGCGCCAGCTCGATGGCCAGATGCAACTGGCCAGCGCCCGCTGGGGGCTCACCCCGGCCTGGCTGACCGACTTGTCGCGCACGCCGGCCCAGGCCCGTGCCGAAACCCTGGCCGAGCAACCCATGTTTCGCGAGGCGCTGCGCCAGCGACGCTGCTTGATGCCGGCCAACGGTTTCTACGAATGGCGCGGCACGGCGCGTAAACGCCCGTACTGGGTGACACCGGGGGAGGGGGCTTCACTGTTCTTCGCGGCGGTGTGGGAAGTCTATCCGGTGCAGGAGCAGCAATGGCTGAGCTGTGCCGTGGTGACGCAAGCGGCAATGAACCAGCGTCGGCCATTGATCCTGGATGAAGCCGAGCAGGCGATCTGGCTGGACCCGGATACGCCGCTGGCGCGCCTGCATGAGTTGCTGGCCAAGCCGCCGACCGCCTTGCGCGAGCGAGCGCTGGCGTACTTCGTCAACGATCCGAAGCTGGATGGGCCGGAGTGCCTGACGCCGGCTTGA
- a CDS encoding methyl-accepting chemotaxis protein: protein MISQVVSSVQKVSDSSEHTADIAIRTNQGVHKQMAEIDQVATAVHEMTATAQDVARNATQAAQAASDADRAANEGLDIVRGTSHSISALATEIGRAVTVVQDLARDSENINAILVAIRAIAEQTNLLALNAAIEAARAGEQGRGFAVVADEVRNLAQKTQQATEEIQQMIQQLQQGTQEVVRVMEQSQGKTDISVQQASRAAESLESITQAVSVINDMNTQIASAAEEQSAVAEDINRNVINIGQVAGEVAGGADESSQASAELTKLAEQQRRLINQFRV, encoded by the coding sequence ATGATCAGCCAGGTAGTCAGCTCGGTGCAGAAGGTCAGCGACTCGTCGGAACACACCGCCGACATCGCCATCCGCACCAACCAGGGCGTGCACAAACAGATGGCCGAGATCGACCAGGTGGCCACCGCCGTGCACGAAATGACCGCCACGGCCCAGGATGTGGCACGCAACGCCACCCAGGCGGCCCAGGCCGCCAGCGACGCCGACCGCGCCGCCAACGAAGGCCTGGATATCGTGCGTGGCACTTCGCACTCGATCAGCGCCCTGGCCACCGAGATCGGCCGCGCGGTCACCGTGGTCCAGGACCTCGCCCGCGACAGCGAGAACATCAACGCCATCCTGGTCGCCATCCGCGCCATCGCCGAGCAGACCAACCTGCTGGCGTTGAACGCGGCCATCGAAGCCGCCCGGGCCGGCGAGCAAGGGCGTGGTTTCGCCGTGGTCGCCGACGAGGTGCGCAACCTGGCGCAGAAAACCCAGCAGGCCACCGAAGAAATCCAGCAGATGATCCAGCAGTTGCAGCAGGGCACGCAGGAAGTGGTCAGGGTGATGGAGCAGAGCCAGGGCAAGACCGACATCAGTGTGCAGCAGGCCAGCCGCGCCGCCGAATCGCTGGAGAGCATCACCCAGGCAGTGTCGGTGATCAACGACATGAACACCCAGATCGCCAGCGCCGCCGAGGAGCAGAGCGCGGTGGCCGAGGACATCAACCGCAATGTGATCAACATCGGCCAGGTGGCCGGCGAGGTGGCTGGTGGCGCCGACGAGTCGAGCCAGGCGAGCGCCGAGCTGACCAAGCTGGCAGAGCAGCAACGGCGCCTGATCAATCAGTTCAGGGTCTGA
- a CDS encoding M48 family metallopeptidase — MRKSFVVSMLSASVLLGGCQAVNTTSGGAVGVERKQYMFSMLSTDEVNQMYAQSYQQTLGEASSKGVLDKSSADAKRVQAIADRLIAQAPQFRPDAAQWKWEVNVIKSDELNANCGPGGKIIVYTGLIDQLKLTDAEIAAVMGHEIAHALREHGREAMSKAYGVEMARQGAGAIFGLGQDSMALADTVVNYAMTLPNSRANENEADLIGLELSARAGYDPNAAITLWNKMSKASEGAPPEFMSTHPASSSRIASLQAAIPKVMPLYQAAKK; from the coding sequence ATGCGTAAGTCATTCGTTGTCAGCATGTTGAGCGCCAGCGTCCTGCTGGGCGGCTGCCAGGCGGTCAATACCACCAGTGGCGGTGCCGTGGGCGTCGAGCGCAAGCAGTACATGTTCAGCATGCTCTCGACCGATGAGGTCAACCAGATGTACGCCCAGTCCTACCAGCAGACCCTCGGTGAGGCGTCGAGCAAGGGCGTCCTGGATAAAAGCAGCGCCGACGCCAAGCGCGTGCAGGCCATCGCCGACCGCCTGATCGCCCAGGCGCCACAGTTCCGGCCGGATGCCGCGCAGTGGAAATGGGAAGTCAACGTCATCAAGAGCGATGAACTGAACGCCAACTGCGGCCCGGGCGGCAAGATCATCGTCTATACCGGCCTGATCGATCAGCTCAAGCTTACCGACGCCGAGATCGCCGCGGTCATGGGCCACGAGATCGCTCATGCCCTGCGCGAACATGGCCGTGAAGCGATGTCCAAGGCCTATGGCGTGGAAATGGCCCGCCAGGGCGCGGGCGCGATCTTCGGCCTGGGCCAGGACAGCATGGCGCTGGCCGACACCGTGGTGAACTACGCCATGACCCTGCCCAACAGCCGCGCCAACGAGAACGAGGCCGACTTGATCGGCCTGGAACTGTCGGCCCGCGCCGGCTACGACCCGAACGCCGCGATCACCTTGTGGAACAAGATGAGCAAGGCGTCCGAAGGCGCGCCGCCTGAGTTCATGAGCACTCACCCGGCTTCGAGCAGCCGTATCGCTTCGCTGCAGGCAGCCATTCCGAAGGTGATGCCCCTGTATCAGGCCGCCAAGAAGTAA
- a CDS encoding TMEM165/GDT1 family protein translates to MLESLLVPTAIVALAEIGDKTQLLALILAARFRKPWPIIAGIIAATLANHAAAGAVGAWVSSFFSEAVLHWILAASFTATALWTLVPDKMDDDETSNARRFGPFLTTLIAFFLAEIGDKTQVATVMLAAQYPHLIMVIIGTTLGMLIANVPVVLAGNFAAEKLPLTLIRRLAAAAFFVLAVVAVYSAMKTSGWIG, encoded by the coding sequence ATGCTGGAATCACTGCTCGTCCCCACCGCCATCGTTGCCCTCGCCGAAATCGGCGATAAGACGCAACTGCTCGCGCTCATCCTCGCGGCGCGCTTTCGCAAACCCTGGCCGATCATCGCCGGCATCATCGCCGCCACCCTCGCCAACCACGCCGCCGCGGGCGCCGTGGGTGCCTGGGTCAGCAGCTTCTTCAGCGAAGCCGTGCTGCACTGGATCCTCGCCGCGAGCTTCACCGCCACCGCGCTGTGGACCCTGGTGCCAGACAAGATGGACGATGACGAAACCAGCAACGCACGCCGCTTCGGGCCGTTCCTGACCACGCTTATCGCCTTCTTCCTGGCTGAAATCGGCGACAAGACCCAGGTCGCCACGGTGATGCTGGCCGCCCAGTACCCGCACCTGATCATGGTGATCATCGGCACCACCCTAGGCATGCTGATTGCCAACGTACCGGTGGTGCTGGCGGGCAACTTCGCCGCGGAGAAACTGCCGCTTACGCTGATCCGCCGCCTGGCGGCGGCGGCGTTCTTCGTGCTGGCCGTCGTCGCGGTGTATTCGGCGATGAAGACCAGCGGCTGGATTGGCTGA
- a CDS encoding class I SAM-dependent methyltransferase: MDPRSEVVLRQAELFQGPLLIAGAPADGLLGQLPEAHGWTWHAGDQALLESRFGGRCHHGVSVPEVAFDAAILFLPKSRELAAYLLNALAARLAGRELYLVGEKRGGIEGAAKQLQAFGKPRKLDSARHCQLWQVTVDHAPEATPLESLAERFELPLEDGPLQVVSLPGVFSHGRLDKGTALLLEHLDGLPGGHVLDFGCGAGVLGATIKRRYPQSRVTLLDVDAFAVAASRLTLAANGLEGEVISGDGIDAAPGELDLILSNPPFHTGVHTDYQASENLLKKSGEHLRKGGEMRLVANSFLRYQPLIEGALGNCEIRAEAQGFRIYRATRG; encoded by the coding sequence ATGGACCCGCGCAGTGAAGTAGTGCTCCGCCAGGCGGAGCTGTTCCAGGGCCCATTGCTGATCGCCGGCGCGCCAGCCGACGGCCTGCTCGGGCAACTGCCCGAGGCACATGGCTGGACCTGGCACGCAGGCGACCAGGCCCTGCTCGAAAGCCGCTTCGGCGGCCGCTGCCACCATGGCGTGAGCGTGCCCGAAGTGGCCTTCGACGCCGCCATCCTGTTCCTGCCCAAGTCCCGCGAGCTGGCCGCCTACCTGCTCAACGCCCTGGCCGCGCGCCTGGCCGGGCGCGAGTTGTACCTGGTCGGCGAGAAACGCGGCGGCATCGAGGGCGCGGCGAAACAGCTGCAAGCGTTCGGCAAGCCCCGCAAGCTCGACAGCGCGCGCCACTGCCAGCTGTGGCAGGTGACCGTCGACCATGCCCCCGAGGCCACGCCGCTCGAGAGCCTGGCCGAGCGCTTCGAGCTGCCGCTCGAGGACGGTCCGTTGCAGGTGGTCAGCCTGCCGGGCGTGTTCAGCCACGGTCGCCTGGACAAGGGCACCGCCCTGCTGCTGGAGCACCTTGACGGGTTGCCCGGCGGGCATGTCCTCGACTTCGGTTGTGGTGCCGGCGTGCTGGGCGCGACCATCAAGCGCCGCTACCCACAGAGCCGGGTCACCCTGCTGGATGTCGATGCGTTCGCCGTTGCCGCCAGTCGCCTGACGTTGGCTGCCAATGGCCTGGAAGGGGAAGTGATCAGTGGTGATGGTATCGATGCCGCTCCGGGCGAACTGGACCTGATCCTGAGCAATCCGCCGTTCCACACCGGGGTGCATACCGATTACCAAGCCTCGGAAAACCTGCTGAAAAAATCCGGCGAACATCTGCGAAAAGGTGGCGAAATGCGCCTTGTAGCCAACAGCTTCCTGCGTTACCAACCGCTCATCGAGGGCGCTCTGGGCAACTGCGAGATTCGCGCCGAGGCACAGGGTTTTCGTATCTACCGAGCGACACGTGGATAA
- a CDS encoding 2-hydroxyacid dehydrogenase, whose translation MPSPRRAVFLDHPSLDLGDLDLSPLRDQFDDLQLFATTRPDQVTERLRGVVAVISNKVMLDAASLAANPQLKLILVAATGTNNVDLAAAHAQGITVCNCQGYGTPSVAQHTLALLLALATRLCDYQQAVARGEWAKASQFCLLDFPIVELEGKTLGLLGHGELGGAVARLAEAFGMRVLSGQVPGRPARDDRLPLDELLPQVDALTLHCPLNDRTRHMLGARELALLKPGALVVNTARGGLIDEQALAEALRSGHLGGAATDVLSVEPPVNGNPLLAADVPRLIVTPHSAWGAVESRQRIVGQLAENAQAFFAGQPRRVVG comes from the coding sequence ATGCCCAGCCCACGTCGCGCCGTGTTTCTCGACCATCCGTCCCTGGACCTCGGTGACCTCGACCTTTCCCCCCTGCGGGATCAGTTCGATGATCTGCAACTGTTCGCCACCACCCGCCCCGACCAGGTAACCGAACGCCTGCGAGGCGTCGTGGCGGTGATCAGCAACAAGGTGATGCTCGACGCCGCCAGCCTGGCCGCCAATCCGCAGCTCAAGCTGATCCTGGTCGCCGCCACCGGCACCAACAACGTCGACCTGGCCGCCGCCCACGCCCAAGGCATCACGGTGTGCAACTGCCAGGGCTACGGCACGCCATCGGTGGCCCAGCACACCCTGGCCCTGCTGCTGGCCCTGGCCACGCGTCTGTGCGACTACCAGCAGGCCGTGGCCAGGGGCGAATGGGCCAAGGCCAGCCAGTTCTGCCTGCTGGACTTCCCCATCGTCGAACTCGAGGGCAAGACCCTCGGCCTGCTCGGCCACGGCGAGCTGGGGGGCGCGGTGGCGCGGCTGGCCGAGGCGTTCGGCATGCGCGTGCTCAGCGGGCAGGTGCCCGGGCGCCCGGCGCGTGACGATCGCCTGCCACTCGATGAGCTGCTGCCCCAGGTCGATGCCCTGACCCTGCACTGCCCGCTCAACGACCGCACCCGGCACATGCTCGGCGCCCGTGAGCTGGCCCTGCTCAAGCCCGGCGCACTGGTGGTCAACACCGCCCGTGGCGGGCTGATCGACGAGCAAGCCCTGGCCGAAGCCCTGCGCAGCGGTCACCTGGGCGGCGCGGCAACCGATGTGCTCAGTGTCGAGCCTCCAGTCAATGGCAATCCGTTGCTGGCGGCGGACGTTCCCCGCCTGATCGTAACCCCGCACAGCGCCTGGGGCGCGGTGGAGTCGCGCCAGCGCATCGTCGGCCAGCTCGCCGAAAACGCCCAGGCGTTCTTTGCCGGGCAGCCGCGGCGAGTGGTCGGCTGA
- a CDS encoding fatty acid--CoA ligase, whose product MLQTRIIKPAEGAYEFPLLIKRLLMSGSRYEKTREIVYRDQIRLTYPQLGERIARLANVLTAAGVKAGDTVAVMDWDSHRYLECMFAIPMIGAVVHTINVRLSPEQILYTMNHAEDRFVLVNSDFIGLYQAIAGQLTTVQGTVLLTDGPDKSADLPGLRGEYEQLLAAASPHYDFPDFDENSVATTFYTTGTTGNPKGVYFTHRQLVLHTLAETSVLGSLDSVRLLSSNDVYMPITPMFHVHAWGIPYAATMMGIKQVYPGRYEPDMLIKLWREEKVTFSHCVPTILQMLLNCPSAAGQDFGGWKIIIGGSALNRALYEAALARGIQLTAAYGMSETCPLISAAHLNDELQAGSEDERTSYRIKAGVPVPLVEAAIVDGNGNFLPADGETQGELVLRAPWLTMGYFREPEKSEELWQGGWLHTGDVATLDGMGFIDIRDRIKDVIKTGGEWISSLDLEDLVSRHPAVREVAVVGVPDPQWGERPFALLVVREGLNIDARSLKEHLKPFVEQGHINKWAIPSQIAIVTEIPKTSVGKLDKKRIRVDISQWQASNSAFLSTL is encoded by the coding sequence ATGTTGCAGACGCGCATCATCAAGCCCGCCGAGGGCGCCTACGAATTTCCGCTGCTGATCAAGCGCCTGCTGATGTCCGGCAGCCGCTATGAAAAGACCCGCGAGATCGTCTACCGCGACCAGATCCGCCTCACCTACCCGCAACTGGGCGAGCGCATCGCGCGGCTGGCCAACGTGCTGACCGCAGCCGGCGTCAAGGCGGGTGACACGGTGGCGGTGATGGACTGGGACAGCCACCGTTATCTGGAGTGCATGTTCGCCATCCCGATGATCGGCGCGGTGGTGCACACCATCAACGTGCGACTGTCACCGGAACAGATCCTCTACACCATGAACCACGCCGAAGACCGCTTCGTGCTGGTCAACAGTGATTTCATCGGCCTCTACCAGGCCATTGCCGGGCAACTGACCACAGTGCAGGGGACCGTGCTGTTGACTGACGGCCCGGACAAGAGCGCCGACCTGCCAGGCCTGCGCGGTGAATACGAGCAACTGCTGGCAGCGGCCAGCCCGCACTACGACTTCCCCGACTTTGACGAGAACTCGGTGGCCACCACGTTCTACACCACCGGCACCACCGGCAACCCCAAGGGGGTGTATTTCACCCACCGCCAACTGGTGCTGCACACCCTTGCCGAAACCTCCGTGCTCGGCAGCCTGGACAGCGTGCGGTTGCTGAGCAGCAACGATGTTTACATGCCGATCACGCCCATGTTCCATGTACACGCCTGGGGCATCCCCTACGCGGCGACCATGATGGGTATCAAGCAGGTCTACCCGGGGCGCTACGAGCCGGACATGCTGATCAAGCTGTGGCGTGAAGAGAAGGTGACGTTCTCCCACTGCGTACCCACCATCCTGCAGATGCTGCTCAATTGCCCGTCCGCCGCCGGCCAGGACTTCGGCGGCTGGAAGATCATCATTGGCGGTAGCGCGCTCAACCGTGCGCTTTATGAAGCTGCACTGGCCCGGGGCATCCAGCTCACAGCCGCCTACGGCATGTCCGAGACCTGCCCGCTGATCAGCGCCGCGCACCTGAACGACGAGCTGCAGGCCGGCAGCGAGGATGAGCGCACCAGCTACCGGATCAAGGCCGGAGTGCCGGTGCCGCTGGTCGAAGCTGCCATCGTCGATGGCAATGGCAACTTCCTGCCCGCCGATGGTGAAACCCAAGGCGAGCTGGTGCTGCGTGCACCCTGGCTGACCATGGGGTATTTCCGCGAGCCGGAGAAGAGCGAAGAGCTCTGGCAGGGCGGCTGGCTGCACACAGGCGATGTCGCCACCCTCGACGGCATGGGGTTCATCGATATCCGCGACCGCATCAAGGATGTGATCAAGACCGGTGGCGAATGGATCTCGTCACTCGACCTCGAGGACCTGGTCAGCCGCCATCCGGCCGTGCGCGAGGTTGCCGTGGTCGGCGTGCCTGACCCGCAGTGGGGCGAGCGCCCGTTCGCACTGCTGGTGGTGCGTGAGGGGCTGAACATCGACGCACGCAGCCTGAAGGAACACCTCAAGCCGTTTGTCGAACAGGGGCATATCAACAAGTGGGCAATTCCCAGCCAGATCGCCATTGTTACTGAAATTCCCAAGACCAGCGTCGGCAAGCTCGACAAGAAGCGCATCCGTGTGGATATCAGTCAATGGCAGGCCAGTAACAGCGCCTTCCTCTCCACGCTGTAA